One Rhododendron vialii isolate Sample 1 chromosome 2a, ASM3025357v1 genomic region harbors:
- the LOC131315994 gene encoding uncharacterized protein LOC131315994 — translation MDAVRRLFNGNTNTTTLINNTDEIVEVREFRGIFTGENNFIRPITMKARQHTDIDPTRYGGGDSRGGQPSSLKISCDGSLLRCPPSGQDLLLRGEEFINSKTVTIGKSEDQNSTGVVNYEVKFQPRDAYASVRTKKHCEKGV, via the exons ATGGACGCAGTTCGTCGTCTGTTCAATGGTAATACGAACACTACCACGCTGATCAACAACACGGATGAAATTGTGGAGGTCCGGGAGTTTCGCGGAATATTTACGGGCGAGAACAATTTCATCCGTCCGATCACCATGAAAGCTCGTCAACACACCGACATCGACCCGACAAGGTATGGCGGGGGTGACAGCCGAGGAGGGCAGCCTTCTTCTCTGAAAATATCCTGTGACGGAAGCCTTCTGAGGTGCCCGCCGTCGGGACAAGATTTGCTGTTACGTGGAGAAGAATTTATTAATTCCAAAACCGTAACTATTGGTAAATCGGAAGACCAAAATTCGACTGGAGTTGTCAACTACGAAGTCAAATTTCAACCACGAGATGCCTATGCCTCTGTCAGGACTAAGAAG CATTGTGAGAAAGGGGTGTGA